From the genome of Ignavibacteriales bacterium:
ATTTAATTGTTAATGCTCTAATTGAGAAATTTAAAAACGAAAATATTAATACTGAAGATGGTTTACGAATCGATTTTGAAGATCATTGGGTGCATTTCAGAAAATCGAACACTGAACCAATTATTAGATGTATTACAGAAGCTAAAACAGTTGTAGAAGCTGAAAAATTTATTGATAAATATTTTAGTGAAATTAAAAGTATGATGTAAAATTAATTTCATCAATTTGAACATATAAAAATAAAAGTTGAAAGTAATGAAGTAAAAATTTATAATTTTCATTACACTTACTTAATCCGCACTTTTTTATACAGCTTGGGCAACGTACTTAAATATTAGAATATAATGGCAAAGACCTCCCAAAATTACAAAGATGTGCCATACTTCATGAAAGCCAAACACACCAGGTACAAAATTCATTAGTTTGAAACTATAAATAACGGATCCAAGAGTAAAGATAACTCCACCGAGGAATAACCAGATTAAAGCACCTGTTGGAAATACAGTAACAATTTCATTCATTGCAATTAATGCCAGCCAACCCATTGCTACATAAATACTCGCAGAAATCCATCGGGGCGCTTTGATTATAAACAGCTTTACAATAATCCCAATTATTGCAATCAACCAAATAATAATAAGCAATCCCCATCTCCAAAAACCAGTAAGCAGGTTTATACAAATAGGAGTGTAAGTCCCAGCAATTAAAATAAAAATTGCAGAGTGGTCAAGCTTACGTAAAATTTCAATTGTTTTTGGTTTTGCAGATGTTAGATGATAAGCTGAACTTATTGAGAACATTATAATCAAACTCATTCCGTAGACAAGCAGTGAAATTAATTTTATTAA
Proteins encoded in this window:
- a CDS encoding hemolysin III family protein, giving the protein MFHKFRDPFSGLSHLVTAISALVGLIFLIFTCRGDLIKLISLLVYGMSLIIMFSISSAYHLTSAKPKTIEILRKLDHSAIFILIAGTYTPICINLLTGFWRWGLLIIIWLIAIIGIIVKLFIIKAPRWISASIYVAMGWLALIAMNEIVTVFPTGALIWLFLGGVIFTLGSVIYSFKLMNFVPGVFGFHEVWHIFVILGGLCHYILIFKYVAQAV